The genomic region agcatgtcgcatgagatatatatggcacctgtgaaccatgccaccagccttattatcttcagccagactgcatgtctgttgtttgtgtgacaaaaaacgcttcatttctactctatattttctcaaaatctctaaacttttctattccttttttagaagaagaaaaaaagaaaagagagggaaataatgagcgagaaagaattcagaaagtgtgttacgccttgctcctgtttcatcacgggaggagacggacatgctttctgtgtgaagtgtttgggtgTAGAGCATGCGACAGCAGCccttgagaggtctgactgtcagcattgtgaacatttcatgaTTAGGCCGCGCTGCTCTCGACTTGTTTTCTTCTCGTCTGAAGGGacttgggtttcagagcctcgcagatctgggctgcccgctgccgaggcagccaggcTAAGGTCGTGGTGttctcgtatggatttggaagaagAGCCGGAgacaagcgctgctctatcttttgctctatctcttgctctgtcttctgggtccggctctccgcctgactttggagctcgcgttgcgactcctccttcccctatggaaagccaaaacaccctcgctgactccaaggagtcggtagagggtgccattgcaccaaaaaccgacagcagctctcaagcatataaagagctgcttgaggtgattactagggcagttgaaaagttgaatatagactggcccggggaagaggaagtggctcgtagcaggctggatgagcgcttcctctccagtgaagataaatataaagctccctcacaccgcagaaaactccccttttttccagaagtgcatgatgagatatcacgcttctggagaaaaccatacactagccgagtttataaccccgcgacgtctgattactcagccatcatggggagtgagcagcacggctatttagtgatgccaaaggtggaggaggcgcttgcgagccacctctctccatcaacagcaggtaatttaggttggccaactttaccttctaagccatgtaaggccacctcggcattggtgggcaaagcctatgcggcagcgggtcttgcttgtgggtcactgcatacaatggcagtgttgcaggcctaccaagtaGACCTACTGAGTGTGCTCAATACTGGGGAGGAAATTGGGCCCGaagcagtggcagagctgcaccgcaccacagatttatctctctgggcgaccaaacaaacggcccgtcatatcggccgttcaatgggtagcctggttgtggcagagaggcacctatggctcaacctctcagggatcggggacaaagataaggtctccttgctgaacacccctgttaaaccttccagCCTGTTTGGCGGTGCAgttaatgccatcgccgacaggtttcgcgaggcaaaacagcaaacggcggcattcagccagttccttccctgtcgtGTCGAGTTCGCCCGGGactccatgagtggagcccgggccagcactagtgcaagggaggcgcagaaggcgagtgtggtggcctgcctccccccgcagaaagccagggggatcgggcagccacagccacagcctgctaagaggcctgatctaagaatgatcatagaagcaaagcaggcaaggaagaaacggtcctgatgggccacagagggacgtatcaggggacatgaggttgttagggcagatagtccccagtgctactgtagggcctgccctggccaaggccatcccacgttttcagccttctctggtcagcgagctgtcacagggtgatggaaatctgatgctttccctccaatgaaatgtgaaaagctaacatcactgaaagaccatttggcagcgtggaaactactgccaaatgtgtctccatgggttctgtctaccatagaaaagggttaccaggtccagttcagagcttcaACTTTCCTTGagtttgcccctggattagccaaggccttcctgtatcctaggccggattatattcctaaagtgcctacatcagctgcccaccctgtggtgttgcaggctttctgccctcctccgttcctcacaccggaacaagagaggatgcacctgctgtttccagtaagggctctctgtacttacgtccaccgctccggccagtggcgtaagttggagcagctgctggtctgctttggtggcgacagtaaaggtgatgctgtgtcaaagcagcgcatctctaattggatagtggaagcaatctctatggcttatgAGGTGtgcggtctcgccacgcctctgggcataagagctcattccactagggcggttgcctcctcgaaggctttgtccaaaggagtatccttgcaggatgtgtgtgctgctgcaggatggtctacgccacacacattcattcgttataaCAGCCTgtatattcattccaccccgtgctcgagtgtcttgcagtgccCCTTGCActtaccctcggtatgacggtgtaggtattcccgttcccatactgttatgctaaatgcagcatcgaagttccctttgaaagggaacgtcggggttacgcatgttaccctgttccctgagaagggaacgagatgttgcatagctttgtcatacgagggcaggcctgtgaattgcgtcttcgcttcagataatagaggctggtggcctggttaacaggtgccatatatatatcatgcgacgcacttaattgctacgtcacctgatcatggcaggcctataagtagaggcatgattttacacaagcttcagataccggtcacgcgcgcaagggtgcttcccatattgttatgctaaatgcaatgtctcgttcccttctcagggaacagggttacatgtgtaaccccgaCATTTATCTGCggattttaattttgtgtttttaaaaaaaaaaaatttatttatttttactctcgTCTGTTGTTTTGTATCAGgatttcactttttaaaatcgGCACCTcttgatttttatatatttatatatttgataaGGTACACTTCCTGTTTAGTTCAAATCTGTAAACTGAATGTACGATGAACAGATCAGCCATTTTGGTGCCGCCTCACCTTTGTTTTGACCCATGAGCCATTCCTGAGCCATCATGGCCGCCTCGTTGCTCGCCGTCATCGGATAAATGTCCTCCTGAAAGTCCTCAGACTGAAAATTATGATCAGGATGGAATATacgtattaaaaatatttgaaatgaagtATGTGTGAAAGTTTGAGTCGTTTTACCTTCCGTGGGACGATAAAGGACAACGGTTCCACGAGGTCTTTAACCGTAATTAGGCGATAAAAACGAAATACTTCACACTGTGAAGAGTCTAAACCTCGCTTCGGCATCACACCTGCTccgaataacaataataaacatcagaagaatcgagtgtgtgtgtctgtgtgtgtgtgtgtgtgttcttacccAGGCCCTTGTGTGGTAGTGGAGAACGATATTCTGCCAGGAAGTGTATGTACGGTTTCTCCACACTCACCTCATAGTACCGAATATTACCATCTCcctacagagacagagaaatagggtgtgtgtgtgtgtgtgtgtgtatgtgtgtgtgtgtgtgtgtgtgtgtgtgtgtgtgtatgtgtgtgtgtgtataccttgCCAGCCAGGtagagcatgtgtgtgtcagggtCATAAAATGGAAAGAGAACTCCAGAACCTCCATCAACATCCTCCTCTAACAACGGCTCAGATAAATCatcctttaacacacacacacaccaatgtcAATAAGTCAGTGGAAACATAATATtaattttgtttgcttgtttgtgtgtgtgtgtgtgtgtgtgtgtgtgtgtgtgtgtgctaccgGGTCCCACAGGGCGAACTGTCTCTGGTTCCACTTGGAGGTTCCAGTTGTGAGCAGCAGGTTCCGGTTGGACAGGAACAGAACCTTGAAGGCCTTATGAGACACATTACATGACtcctaagcacacacacacacacacacacacacacacacacacactgagacactgCACTGGTCTACACTGCTAATGTAGAGTGATATCATTTCCTTTAGTGGACTGAGAAATATCTCTCTATTATTTCTTcatgtgtggatgtgtgaagAGTGCGGgaggcacaaacacacacacacaaacacacacacacacacacacacacacacacacacacgcacacacacacacacagctggggTACCTGAAGTGTGTGTCCTGTGCGTGGCTCGAGGACTCGGACTTGTCTGTCTCTGCATGTTGTAGCGATTCTGCTGCCGTCCTCACTGAAGCTCACACTCGTCaccaggtcagtgtgtgtgtgtatgacacaCACTGGTGTCTTGACTACTGCCACGCCCACATCGTCCACACGCCACACAAACACCTgcagcgcgcgcacacacacacacacacacaagcacgcacgcacgcacacacacacacacacagagcattgaGACACACCAGAAcatgtgtatatgggtgtgtatgtgtgtgtgtgtgtgtgtgcatacctTATAATCATAGGCGGAGCTTAACAAGATGTCCTTCGCGGTTGGATGCCACTCGATAAGCCCCACCCTCCGGACATGGCCTAACAACTCCTTCTGTGGTTTGATCAGATTTTCCTTCAATCCGTTACTGGGAATCTGCCACACtttaacctacacacacacaaacatggaaTGGAGAGATGGCGGGATAGAGGATGGAAGgaagagaggatggagagatggagaaatgaaTGGAGGGAttaagacagaaacagaaagatgGAGAAGGGATGAAGAAATGGAGATGAATCCGTGTGACAGGATGGAGTGATATAGATGGAGTGATATAGATAGAGTGATATAGATGGAGTGACATAGATAGTAACATTTAGTGTAAAGGACGCATGATAAATGGTTGAAAAGAAGGAGGAAGGGAATAATCGAGTAATAGAGAGATACAAAAATGGTGGTTAAAGATAAGGaatagagagatggagtgatagAAAAATAGAGGAATGGATAAATGGAGAAATTGATGAATGAAGAGATGAAGACACAGAGACAAAAAGATGAAGGGATAAAGAAATGGAGATGGATAAGGATGACAGGatggaaagagaagaaaatgacagacagataaatagatagatagatagatagataggtagatagatagatgtacacctgccagccaatcagatgTGAGTATTTTACACTGTGATGGTGCAAATGTTTACTTCAGAGATCTCTACATCACTGTTTTTATACGATCATATTTCCCCTTCAAGGCTACATCATTCTTGACTAACATTCGGAGACAACTGTAACTGTTGCTAAGTATGGTTGCCATAGCAGCGGTAAGGCCGTGTCCATAGTTACCAACCGTGCAGTCTTCAGAACAGGAAGCTATACGCTGGTCATCAAATGGATCCCACTTAACATCCAGAACCCGGGCGCTGTGTCCACACACACGGGGGTGATGAGGGTTCACACGGCCTttctgtagcacacacacacattgttgaTGACATCATTGTGTTGTTCCTCTTTGACATTCTGAGGCGTGCATCACATTAATAATCATGCTCACTTGACGaatggagatgatgatgaaggctCCGCCCCCAGCGCACTCAGTAACCACCGCCATGAAGCATGGGTTGATGGCGCAACAGTGGTTGTCATGGACACCACGGGTGATTAGCAGGCCGTCATAACTCTGGCCCTTACCCGCTGGTTTTCCGTAAACATGACGGAACTTTGAGCCATGGTATGGAGACTGCCAcgacatctacacacacacacacacacacacacacggtctcaGTGGTAATAAACAACCTTGTGAAGTTTTCCTCAGGCTGAAATCCGAAGAATGTCTTCAGTGACTGAACACAGTAAATGTTTAATGAGTGAAGAGTCGTGTTACACCACAagacaaacactcacacacacactcgtacacacattcacacacacacacacacactcacatacacacacacacacacacacacacacactcacacacacacacaaaataataacacaaatacAGTGTTCATTTTTAGGGATTATTTTTTGGCCccataatgaaaaataaatgtttataaaaaaattattagttttatttcaaaatCTACTAATCAAACTTTAGAGCCTTTGATAGTGGATGAAGTGTGCACTAAGGAGTCCCCCACTCCAGCTGcacaaaagtaaatacacccccATAGACTTGCAGtgacacatttttgtttgttgatttttttctgagataaacttgttgttttgtttaaaatagaGGACGATttccacacacaatttttttttcaatttcaaattgaaaaaaacccccaaagtcTTACTGCCTCAGTCTGTAATATCCTGTGACTTTCAGCTTTCTCTGAATTATTTTGGCTAAATCTGACAGCATCATTTACACGGTCAGTTAAATGACAGACTGATCCGAGAGTCACCATCATTTGTCACATAAATGATGTAATGTTGATTGTttatgtagctagctaatgttttcAGAGATGCACATTATGCTAACTCACATTACGCTAACTCAACGCAATGACTCGAGTCGTGTAACCTTTAAGGTGATGAAGTAAGATTACCTTAAAGATGGTCATGAAGCCTGCAGTCACGCCTTCGAACATCTGAGAGACGAGACACTGCAACAGgagactgtagtgtgtgtgtgtgtgtgtgtgtgtgtgtgtgtgtgtgtgtgtgtgtgtgtgaaacaaaacacaaagcagcATTTTGGTGATTTTCACTTCTTTTATTATATGCTTATAAAGGCAGCCGTTCACATTATTATGCTTTATGTACAATActttacccacacacacacacacacacacacacacacacacacacacaaacacccacacacacccatcaaTCACTTGTGTGGTCCAATGAGGAGAATTATGAGCAGTTATGCTTCAGAGTCAAATCATCCAATCAGTGATCAGGAGGCGTGGCCATCTGTTTCCAGCTCATCCGTGATCATCTGTGTGATCTGTTTAAATGACAGTCTATCCTCCGGTCTCTAAagaacagagaaaataaaataaaaataaaaatgaaaaaagctgTTTGGACAATTATATAGATTATAAAGATTATAAAGTCAGAGATCATTATTATgaggtttataaaaatgtatgtagcTTATAACATATAAACTGTTAAAACTGTCACTTCTAGCACACTTTTAtcaagttaaaataaataaatatttgcagaaTATACATAAAGATAGatacactgcacactgcacacagGCACTTAGAGTTTTAGATATAATTTAGATTcatgtattttaattaattaaaaattttaaactcatcagtttaataaaaatatcagttttattgttgttttattgttctttgtaaaaaaaaaaaaagctaaattaactgcaaatgtaaagaaataatTTCAGTTTATAGGTCAAGTTAAACAGTATATGTAtagatgtataatgtataatgtatagataaatagatagtcagataaatagatagatagatagatagatagatagatagagagatatgattttatatgttaaaatatgatt from Ictalurus furcatus strain D&B chromosome 15, Billie_1.0, whole genome shotgun sequence harbors:
- the coro2ab gene encoding coronin-2B, producing the protein MSWQSPYHGSKFRHVYGKPAGKGQSYDGLLITRGVHDNHCCAINPCFMAVVTECAGGGAFIIISIRQKGRVNPHHPRVCGHSARVLDVKWDPFDDQRIASCSEDCTVKVWQIPSNGLKENLIKPQKELLGHVRRVGLIEWHPTAKDILLSSAYDYKVFVWRVDDVGVAVVKTPVCVIHTHTDLVTSVSFSEDGSRIATTCRDRQVRVLEPRTGHTLQESCNVSHKAFKVLFLSNRNLLLTTGTSKWNQRQFALWDPDDLSEPLLEEDVDGGSGVLFPFYDPDTHMLYLAGKGDGNIRYYEVSVEKPYIHFLAEYRSPLPHKGLGVMPKRGLDSSQCEVFRFYRLITVKDLVEPLSFIVPRKSEDFQEDIYPMTASNEAAMMAQEWLMGQNKGPVLVSLRPVTKVQNPYPAPEQDAELQRSACSLDCGAEKLANQKAGYEIGDLSEWQDDETQWNSWRDSHCGVRWCDSAACTPPAAEKELLNVFYKQQEEIRSLRQQLHQRDSRIQQLELEIKNIRNQLRATF